One Halorussus sp. MSC15.2 genomic region harbors:
- a CDS encoding NAD(P)/FAD-dependent oxidoreductase produces the protein MELADRSVVIVGSGFGGLSTACYLADAGADVTVVEKNEQVGGRASVLERDGFRFDMGPSWYLMPDVFERFFGHFDRRPSDYYGLERLDPHYKLFFKDGDEMTVTADREATKATFEEYEDGAGAALDAYLDEAEETYDIGMEHFVYTDRPRFRDYVDWDVFRHARGLTFLGSMRDHVAEYFDHPKLRQVMQYTLVFLGGSPKNTPALYNLMSHVDFNLGVHYPVRDEEEDSPGGMGVVVDGIAEMGAEMGVEYRTDSEVQSILGSAGNFRVEVNDGYLRSDFVVSDADYAHTEQELLPPQSRQYDADYWESRTYAPSAFLLYLGVEGDVDPLAHHSLVLPTEWNDHFDGIFEDPAWPEDPAYYLCVPSQTDDTVAPEGHSNLFALVPIAPGLDDDPETRERYREFVLDDIAENTGVDLRDRIVVEEQFSVSDFADRYNSTRGTALGLAHTLRQTGPLRPGHRSSEVPGLYFTGSFTTPGIGVPMCLISGQHTADALLEDYGE, from the coding sequence ATGGAACTCGCCGACCGTTCGGTCGTCATCGTCGGGAGTGGCTTCGGTGGTCTCTCGACCGCCTGCTACCTCGCCGACGCGGGAGCGGACGTGACAGTCGTAGAGAAGAACGAACAGGTGGGCGGTCGGGCGAGTGTCCTCGAACGGGACGGTTTCAGATTCGATATGGGTCCGTCGTGGTATCTGATGCCCGACGTGTTCGAGCGCTTCTTCGGCCACTTCGACCGGCGGCCGAGCGACTACTACGGACTGGAGCGGTTGGACCCACACTACAAGTTGTTCTTCAAAGACGGCGACGAGATGACGGTCACCGCCGACCGCGAGGCGACCAAGGCCACCTTCGAGGAGTACGAAGACGGCGCGGGCGCGGCCCTCGACGCCTACCTCGACGAGGCCGAGGAGACCTACGACATCGGGATGGAACACTTCGTCTACACCGACCGCCCGCGGTTCCGCGACTACGTGGACTGGGACGTGTTCAGGCACGCCCGCGGACTGACGTTCCTCGGGTCGATGCGCGACCACGTCGCGGAGTACTTCGACCACCCGAAACTCCGGCAGGTGATGCAGTACACCCTCGTCTTCCTCGGCGGGTCGCCCAAGAACACGCCCGCGCTCTACAACCTGATGAGCCACGTCGATTTCAACCTCGGCGTCCACTACCCAGTCCGCGACGAGGAGGAAGATTCTCCCGGCGGGATGGGCGTCGTCGTGGACGGCATCGCCGAAATGGGCGCGGAGATGGGCGTCGAGTACCGGACCGACAGCGAGGTCCAGTCCATCCTCGGGTCGGCGGGTAACTTCCGCGTGGAAGTCAATGACGGATACCTGCGGAGCGACTTCGTGGTCAGCGACGCCGACTACGCCCACACCGAACAGGAACTGCTCCCGCCCCAGAGTCGCCAGTACGACGCCGACTACTGGGAGTCGCGAACCTACGCCCCCTCGGCGTTCCTGCTCTACCTCGGCGTCGAGGGCGACGTGGACCCGCTGGCCCACCACTCGCTGGTCCTGCCGACCGAGTGGAACGACCACTTCGACGGCATCTTCGAGGACCCCGCGTGGCCCGAGGACCCGGCGTACTACCTCTGCGTGCCGAGTCAGACCGACGACACCGTCGCGCCCGAGGGCCACAGCAACCTGTTCGCGCTGGTCCCCATCGCGCCCGGACTGGACGACGACCCCGAGACCCGGGAGCGCTACCGCGAGTTCGTGCTGGACGACATCGCCGAGAACACCGGCGTGGACCTCCGGGACCGCATCGTCGTGGAGGAGCAGTTCTCCGTCTCCGATTTCGCCGACCGATACAACTCCACTCGGGGCACCGCGCTCGGACTCGCCCACACCCTCCGCCAGACCGGCCCGCTCCGGCCCGGCCACCGGTCCTCGGAGGTCCCCGGACTCTACTTCACGGGGTCGTTCACCACGCCCGGCATCGGCGTCCCGATGTGTCTCATCAGCGGTCAGCACACCGCCGACGCCCTGCTGGAGGACTACGGCGAGTAG
- a CDS encoding prenyltransferase: MLDSRPTTALGYLLTLSRPRFWLYLAGPVLVGVAYGASSVADLFAPSAVALFAYFLVPANVYLYGVNDAFDADADAENPKKTGEDAREARFRGGLGVAAVVAACGLAGLAFVVVLPPGATVWVVGFLVLGYAYSAPPFRLKTVPPLDSVSNGLYVLPGAAAYVALAGEQPPAPALAGGWLWAMAMHTFSAVPDIDPDRRAGIRTTATVLGERATLAYCGVCWLAAAAAFGLLDARAGALLLVYPLFAAGVAETDVSVSRAYWWFPALNTLVGMALTLGGLWGVVRG; this comes from the coding sequence ATGCTCGACTCTCGACCGACCACGGCGCTTGGCTACCTCCTGACGCTCTCGCGGCCGCGGTTCTGGCTCTACCTCGCGGGACCTGTCCTCGTCGGGGTCGCCTACGGCGCGTCGTCGGTCGCGGACCTGTTCGCGCCGAGCGCCGTCGCGCTGTTCGCGTACTTCCTCGTGCCCGCCAACGTCTACCTCTACGGCGTCAACGACGCGTTCGACGCCGACGCGGACGCGGAGAACCCGAAGAAGACGGGCGAGGACGCGCGGGAGGCACGGTTCCGCGGCGGACTCGGCGTCGCCGCAGTCGTCGCGGCCTGCGGTCTCGCGGGTCTGGCGTTCGTCGTGGTTCTCCCGCCGGGCGCGACAGTCTGGGTCGTCGGATTCCTCGTTCTCGGCTACGCCTACAGCGCGCCGCCGTTCCGACTCAAGACCGTCCCGCCGCTGGACTCGGTCTCGAACGGTCTCTACGTCCTGCCGGGCGCGGCCGCCTACGTCGCGCTGGCGGGCGAGCAACCGCCCGCGCCCGCGCTGGCGGGCGGGTGGCTCTGGGCGATGGCGATGCACACCTTCTCGGCGGTGCCCGACATCGACCCCGACCGCCGGGCCGGGATTCGGACGACGGCGACGGTCCTCGGCGAGCGCGCGACGCTGGCGTACTGCGGGGTCTGCTGGCTGGCGGCGGCCGCGGCCTTCGGTCTGCTCGACGCTCGGGCCGGGGCGCTCCTGCTGGTCTACCCCCTGTTCGCGGCGGGAGTCGCGGAGACCGACGTGAGCGTCTCGCGGGCCTACTGGTGGTTCCCCGCGCTCAACACGCTGGTCGGGATGGCACTGACGCTCGGCGGTCTCTGGGGGGTCGTGCGTGGATAG
- the cruF gene encoding bisanhydrobacterioruberin hydratase, translating to MDSSPTDESSVDRRRIEAALSALVRKNRFTIAVVFPLVGAALFVASREAWLPTWLAMNPTLVLFGTLVMRLPLVAGLTPLVDRRAGLGLFAVAAYSYAVEYVGVHYGVPYGEFSYQLELGPMVGGVPVGLPVFFLPLVVNSYLLVVLLLPRAGWLRRTLAALGVVLVVDLVLDPAAVGLGFWRYDGGGVYYGVPLSNFAGWVLSGLVAIALVEWGFDRDALAARLRDCEFALDDFVSFVVLWGAMNVYFGNWVAVALAVGLSAGLVRADRFDFVGLGRERPEQS from the coding sequence GTGGATAGTTCGCCGACCGACGAGTCGTCGGTGGACCGTCGGCGAATCGAAGCGGCCCTCTCGGCGCTCGTCCGGAAGAATCGGTTCACCATCGCGGTGGTGTTCCCCCTCGTCGGGGCCGCGCTGTTCGTCGCCAGTCGCGAGGCGTGGCTCCCGACGTGGCTGGCGATGAACCCGACGCTGGTGCTGTTCGGAACGCTCGTGATGCGCCTCCCGCTGGTGGCGGGTCTCACGCCGCTGGTGGACCGTCGGGCAGGGCTCGGCCTGTTCGCGGTCGCGGCCTACAGCTACGCCGTCGAGTACGTCGGAGTCCACTACGGCGTGCCTTACGGCGAGTTCAGCTACCAGTTAGAACTCGGCCCGATGGTCGGCGGAGTTCCCGTCGGACTCCCGGTGTTCTTCCTCCCGCTGGTGGTCAACAGCTACCTGCTCGTCGTCCTGCTCCTGCCGCGGGCCGGATGGCTCCGGCGGACGCTCGCCGCGCTCGGGGTCGTGCTGGTCGTGGACCTCGTACTGGACCCGGCGGCGGTCGGTCTCGGCTTCTGGCGCTACGACGGCGGCGGCGTCTACTACGGGGTTCCGCTCTCGAACTTCGCAGGGTGGGTGCTGAGCGGTCTGGTCGCCATCGCGCTGGTCGAGTGGGGGTTCGACCGGGACGCGCTGGCGGCCCGGCTACGGGACTGCGAGTTCGCACTCGACGACTTCGTGAGCTTCGTCGTCCTCTGGGGCGCGATGAACGTCTACTTCGGCAACTGGGTCGCGGTGGCGCTGGCGGTCGGCCTGTCGGCGGGACTGGTCCGCGCCGACCGTTTCGACTTCGTGGGACTCGGCCGCGAGCGTCCCGAGCAGAGCTGA
- a CDS encoding phytoene/squalene synthase family protein, translating into MVTDRQLRRSKAIQQRTGRTFHFATRLLPERVRHPTYVLYAFFRVADEVVDGATDRPPEEQRDRLERLRAQALGREETDDDVLAAFQEVRERRGIPDEEVERFIDAMLSDIEKCRWESYDELETYMRGSAAAVGVMMLSVMGVEDPERAKPHAVALGEAFQLTNFLRDVREDIEDHDRIYLPGDTRERHDVTESDVRRCDPTDGFRTAMAHELRRTERKYREGVVGIEYLPQDCQFAVLYAAVLYAEHHRLIRALDYDVFSSPPEVGAVRAAWLWVKTRWHWQRSRDPVTVFRAVSAIPEDEGVRAGPEHQDGTPQAD; encoded by the coding sequence ATGGTCACCGACCGACAACTCCGACGAAGCAAGGCGATTCAGCAGCGAACCGGCAGAACCTTCCACTTTGCGACGCGGTTGCTCCCCGAGCGAGTCCGCCACCCGACGTACGTCCTCTACGCGTTCTTCCGCGTGGCGGATGAGGTCGTAGACGGCGCGACCGACCGCCCCCCGGAGGAGCAACGCGACCGACTCGAACGACTCCGGGCGCAAGCGCTCGGCAGGGAAGAGACCGACGACGACGTCCTCGCCGCGTTTCAGGAGGTGCGCGAGCGACGCGGGATTCCCGACGAGGAGGTCGAACGCTTCATCGACGCGATGCTGTCGGACATCGAGAAGTGTCGCTGGGAGAGCTACGACGAACTGGAGACGTACATGCGCGGGTCGGCCGCGGCGGTCGGCGTGATGATGCTGTCGGTGATGGGCGTCGAGGACCCCGAGCGCGCGAAACCCCACGCGGTCGCGCTCGGCGAAGCGTTCCAGTTGACGAACTTCCTGCGCGACGTGCGCGAGGACATCGAGGACCACGACCGCATCTACCTCCCGGGCGACACCCGCGAGCGCCACGACGTCACGGAGTCCGACGTTCGGCGTTGCGACCCGACCGACGGCTTCCGGACCGCGATGGCTCACGAACTCAGGCGCACCGAGCGCAAGTACCGCGAGGGGGTCGTGGGAATCGAGTATCTCCCCCAAGACTGCCAGTTCGCGGTGCTGTACGCCGCCGTCCTCTACGCCGAACACCACCGACTCATCCGGGCGCTCGACTACGACGTGTTCTCGTCGCCGCCCGAGGTGGGTGCCGTACGCGCGGCGTGGCTCTGGGTCAAGACGCGGTGGCACTGGCAGCGCTCGCGGGACCCGGTGACGGTGTTCCGGGCCGTGAGCGCGATTCCCGAAGACGAGGGCGTTCGCGCGGGTCCGGAGCATCAGGACGGGACGCCGCAGGCCGACTGA
- a CDS encoding trans-acting enoyl reductase family protein — translation MADELLVYGSYGYTGALVARTAVEEGLSPVLAGRTAEKVERQATDLGLDHRVFSLQHSEVVESQVEKFAAVLNCAGPFSKTAEPLYSACLNAGTDYLDITGEIDVLEAIAGREEEAEATGVTLLPAVGFDVVPTDCLAAYLHEELPSATRLSLAIDGLGTFSPGTAKSIVEGLSTTGAVRQDGRIRTVPAAWKTRHLDFGRGRKPAVSIPWGDISSAYYTTGIPNIETFATVPEYAAKLMPKTRPLAPVLGTKSVQKALKAVIDAAVSGPSAEERARSVSRIWGEVDDDDGNRVTARLRTPDTYDLTAKTAVESARRVVEGEVGPGFHTPASAFGADYVLEFDGVEREDASQRSAVGMRVEE, via the coding sequence ATGGCCGACGAACTGCTCGTCTACGGCTCGTACGGGTACACGGGCGCGCTCGTCGCGCGGACCGCGGTGGAGGAGGGTCTCTCGCCCGTTCTCGCCGGGCGCACCGCCGAGAAGGTAGAGCGACAGGCGACCGACCTCGGTCTCGACCACCGGGTGTTCAGTTTGCAGCATTCCGAGGTGGTCGAGTCGCAGGTCGAGAAGTTCGCCGCGGTGCTGAACTGCGCGGGACCGTTCTCGAAGACCGCCGAACCGCTCTACTCGGCGTGCCTGAACGCCGGGACCGACTACCTCGACATCACCGGCGAAATCGACGTGCTGGAAGCCATCGCGGGACGCGAGGAGGAAGCCGAGGCGACCGGCGTGACGCTGCTCCCGGCGGTGGGGTTCGACGTGGTTCCGACCGACTGTCTGGCGGCGTACCTCCACGAGGAGTTGCCGTCGGCGACCCGCCTCTCGCTGGCTATCGACGGACTCGGGACGTTCTCGCCCGGCACGGCGAAGTCCATCGTGGAGGGGTTGTCGACCACCGGTGCAGTCCGGCAGGACGGCCGGATTCGCACGGTCCCGGCGGCGTGGAAGACCCGCCACCTCGACTTCGGACGGGGCCGCAAACCCGCGGTGTCGATTCCGTGGGGCGATATCTCCTCGGCCTACTACACCACCGGGATTCCGAACATCGAGACGTTCGCCACGGTCCCGGAGTACGCCGCCAAACTGATGCCGAAGACACGGCCGCTCGCGCCGGTCCTCGGGACCAAGTCGGTCCAGAAGGCGCTGAAAGCCGTCATCGACGCGGCGGTGTCGGGACCCTCCGCCGAGGAGCGCGCCCGGAGCGTGAGTCGTATCTGGGGAGAGGTCGACGACGACGATGGAAACCGAGTCACCGCGCGACTACGGACGCCAGACACCTACGACTTGACCGCGAAGACCGCGGTGGAGTCGGCCCGACGCGTCGTCGAGGGAGAGGTCGGTCCGGGGTTTCACACGCCTGCGTCGGCGTTCGGCGCGGACTACGTACTGGAGTTCGACGGTGTAGAACGTGAGGACGCGAGCCAGCGGTCGGCGGTCGGGATGCGAGTGGAGGAGTGA